One genomic window of Terriglobales bacterium includes the following:
- a CDS encoding NAD(P)/FAD-dependent oxidoreductase, whose product MNSCDVLVVGGGPAGSSCAWKLRATGLDVLILDKQTFPRDKVCGGWITPQVLDELQIDPSDYGPGRTFQPIHGFRTSRIGDPEIESDYGRVVSYGIRRFEFDEYLLRRSGARVIEGVPFERLERNGDGWVVNGNIRAHLVIGAGGHFCPVARFMGARMGREEIVAAQEAEFEMNVQQQEKCSIRPEMPELYFCADMRGYGWCFRKGNILNVGFGRLDRHSLSKQVAEFLEFLKRTGKVAFDLPSNILGHAYLLYSKTTRTLVDDGLMLIGDAAGLAYSQSGEGIRPAIESGLLAAQVIADCARDYNRAGLENYSKLLADRFGSTRGDWATNLGRKLSPRLVSGIARQLLRTEWFPRRVVLDRWFLHANESALRTPALQPKARQALAG is encoded by the coding sequence ATGAATTCCTGCGACGTTCTGGTTGTGGGCGGCGGACCGGCGGGATCCTCCTGCGCCTGGAAGCTGCGAGCGACTGGCCTGGACGTCCTAATTCTCGACAAGCAAACGTTTCCTCGCGACAAAGTCTGCGGCGGATGGATCACGCCTCAGGTGTTGGATGAGCTGCAAATTGATCCCTCCGATTACGGCCCTGGCCGCACCTTCCAACCCATTCACGGTTTTCGCACCAGCCGAATCGGCGATCCAGAGATTGAAAGCGATTACGGCCGGGTTGTCAGTTACGGGATTCGGCGTTTCGAGTTCGACGAATATCTGTTGAGGCGCTCCGGAGCCCGCGTGATTGAAGGTGTGCCTTTCGAGCGCCTGGAGCGCAACGGCGACGGCTGGGTGGTGAACGGCAACATCCGGGCGCATCTGGTGATTGGCGCCGGCGGGCACTTCTGCCCGGTCGCACGTTTTATGGGAGCCCGGATGGGCCGGGAAGAAATTGTGGCGGCGCAGGAAGCCGAATTCGAGATGAATGTGCAGCAGCAGGAAAAGTGCTCGATCCGGCCGGAGATGCCAGAACTTTATTTTTGTGCAGACATGCGCGGCTACGGATGGTGTTTCCGCAAGGGAAACATTCTCAACGTGGGATTCGGCAGGCTCGATCGCCACAGTCTTTCGAAGCAGGTGGCTGAGTTCCTGGAGTTCTTGAAGCGGACGGGCAAGGTTGCCTTCGACCTACCTAGCAATATTCTTGGTCATGCTTACCTTCTTTATTCCAAAACCACCCGCACGCTGGTGGATGACGGGCTGATGCTGATCGGCGATGCTGCTGGATTGGCATATTCGCAGAGCGGCGAGGGGATCCGGCCGGCCATAGAGTCGGGTCTGCTGGCCGCGCAGGTGATTGCCGATTGTGCCAGAGACTACAACCGGGCTGGACTGGAAAATTACAGCAAACTGCTGGCGGACCGCTTCGGTAGCACGCGGGGAGATTGGGCTACGAATCTCGGCCGCAAGCTATCACCCCGCCTGGTCAGCGGCATCGCACGCCAGTTGCTTCGAACGGAATGGTTCCCGCGTCGAGTTGTGCTGGACCGCTGGTTCCTGCACGCGAATGAATCGGCACTTCGTACTCCTGCACTCCAGCCGAAGGCGAGACAAGCGTTGGCGGGTTAG
- a CDS encoding cyclopropane-fatty-acyl-phospholipid synthase family protein, whose product MLSRFDEWVLKKVHDAAGNPPLRLALANGPEVRPQGRALGSIVFQDRWVVARLVVDPDIGFGEAYAENKLRVEGDLVAILTAADKSILERGKRNWFPSPADLWLRLTQQNTRRGSRHNIHRHYDIGNDFYKLWLDEQLVYTCAYFPSPESGLEEAQLAKMDHVCRKVRLQPGERVVEAGCGWGALALHMARYYGVKVKAFNISREQIAYARWRAAKEGLDDRVEFIQDDYRNISGGFDVFMSVGMLEHVGKSHYSAFGKTIQRAIGDRGRGLLHFIGRNQPRPLNAWIRKRIFPGGYTPSLREVIQILESPNFSVLDVENLRMHYAHTLEHWLERFENSVDEVRARFDERFVRMWRLYLAGSAAAFRAGSMQLFQVVFAGSKCAALPWTRAYLYEPQVEEDQSSMPAFG is encoded by the coding sequence ATGCTCTCCCGATTCGACGAGTGGGTGCTGAAGAAAGTTCATGACGCGGCGGGCAATCCGCCGCTACGGCTGGCCCTGGCAAACGGCCCCGAAGTTCGTCCCCAGGGGCGCGCGCTGGGCAGCATAGTTTTTCAAGATCGGTGGGTTGTGGCGAGACTGGTGGTTGACCCTGATATTGGCTTCGGCGAAGCGTATGCAGAAAACAAACTGCGCGTCGAGGGCGACCTGGTGGCCATTCTGACAGCCGCCGACAAAAGTATCCTGGAGCGCGGAAAACGCAACTGGTTTCCCAGTCCAGCAGATTTGTGGCTGCGGCTTACACAGCAGAACACGCGGCGCGGTTCTCGCCATAACATCCATAGGCATTACGATATCGGAAACGATTTCTACAAACTGTGGCTGGACGAGCAACTCGTGTACACGTGTGCTTACTTTCCTAGCCCGGAAAGCGGGCTGGAGGAAGCGCAACTGGCCAAGATGGACCACGTATGCCGCAAAGTTCGATTGCAGCCGGGTGAGAGGGTGGTAGAGGCAGGTTGCGGCTGGGGAGCGCTGGCGCTGCACATGGCCCGCTACTACGGCGTGAAGGTGAAGGCCTTTAACATTTCGCGCGAGCAGATCGCCTACGCACGCTGGCGCGCCGCAAAGGAGGGTCTCGATGATCGCGTGGAGTTCATCCAGGATGACTATCGAAACATCTCGGGAGGCTTTGATGTTTTTATGTCAGTGGGCATGCTCGAACATGTAGGAAAATCGCATTATTCCGCATTCGGCAAGACCATCCAGCGCGCCATTGGCGATCGCGGACGCGGTTTGCTGCACTTTATTGGGCGCAACCAGCCCAGGCCGCTCAACGCCTGGATCCGCAAGCGAATCTTTCCTGGCGGCTACACGCCCTCTCTCCGGGAAGTAATACAGATTCTGGAGTCCCCAAATTTTTCCGTGCTTGACGTAGAGAACCTGAGAATGCACTACGCGCACACGCTGGAACACTGGTTGGAGCGCTTTGAAAATTCCGTGGACGAGGTGAGAGCGCGATTCGACGAGCGTTTCGTGCGTATGTGGCGGCTTTATTTGGCGGGCTCTGCGGCAGCCTTCCGGGCAGGTTCGATGCAATTGTTTCAGGTGGTATTTGCGGGATCAAAGTGCGCGGCATTGCCGTGGACGCGGGCCTACCTTTATGAGCCGCAAGTCGAAGAAGATCAGTCTTCAATGCCCGCGTTCGGATAA
- the sufT gene encoding putative Fe-S cluster assembly protein SufT codes for MDPNKLIRLTRGCEVTAIPSGTRSLLPAGTEVRIMQSLGGSYSVWSNYGEMFRVDAKDADALGVTPAVKDQAPQTSAQPQEFSEAKIWEQLKTVYDPEIPVNIVDLGLIYACDINSLEDGSKKLDVKMTMTAPGCGMGNVLKADVESKLSHLPGVKEVQVEVVFDPPWTPVRMSEAARLQLGIDVDYGSSDSSTTAYK; via the coding sequence ATGGATCCGAATAAGCTCATTCGCTTGACCAGAGGGTGCGAAGTCACCGCCATCCCCAGCGGAACGCGCAGCCTGTTGCCGGCCGGCACCGAAGTGCGCATCATGCAGTCACTCGGCGGCAGCTACAGCGTGTGGTCGAACTACGGCGAAATGTTTCGGGTGGATGCGAAGGATGCCGACGCTTTAGGAGTCACTCCCGCCGTCAAAGATCAGGCGCCGCAAACATCGGCACAGCCCCAGGAATTCAGCGAAGCCAAAATCTGGGAACAGCTCAAAACGGTTTACGATCCCGAGATTCCGGTTAACATCGTTGACCTTGGCCTGATTTACGCTTGCGACATCAATTCTCTCGAAGATGGATCGAAGAAGCTGGATGTCAAAATGACCATGACGGCCCCAGGCTGCGGCATGGGCAACGTTCTTAAGGCTGATGTAGAAAGCAAGCTGTCTCACCTGCCTGGCGTAAAAGAAGTGCAGGTAGAGGTAGTTTTCGATCCGCCATGGACGCCGGTTCGTATGTCCGAAGCTGCCCGGCTGCAGCTTGGCATTGATGTGGATTACGGCTCCTCGGATTCGTCAACTACGGCTTACAAGTAA
- a CDS encoding SUF system NifU family Fe-S cluster assembly protein has protein sequence MADLRDLYQEVILEHSKQPRNFRELTGAERKAEGYNPLCGDHFTVYLNMDGDAIRDIAFQGSGCAISKASASMMTQSLKGKTRAEADKIFHRFHDLVTGQTHPNGDQPELGKLAVFSGVHEFPARVKCATLAWHTLNAALEGTQEPVSTE, from the coding sequence ATGGCTGACCTGCGCGATCTCTACCAGGAAGTGATCCTGGAGCACAGCAAGCAGCCGCGAAACTTCCGCGAGCTGACCGGCGCAGAGCGCAAGGCCGAAGGCTACAACCCGCTCTGCGGCGATCATTTCACGGTTTATCTGAACATGGATGGCGATGCCATTCGCGACATCGCGTTCCAGGGCTCCGGGTGTGCAATCTCCAAAGCTTCGGCCTCCATGATGACCCAAAGCTTGAAGGGCAAGACTCGGGCGGAAGCGGACAAAATCTTTCATCGCTTTCATGATCTGGTGACCGGCCAAACTCATCCCAATGGCGACCAGCCGGAGCTGGGCAAGTTGGCGGTATTCTCCGGCGTTCACGAATTTCCGGCGCGAGTGAAATGCGCCACCCTGGCCTGGCATACCCTGAATGCTGCCTTGGAAGGCACGCAGGAGCCAGTTTCAACGGAGTAA
- a CDS encoding cysteine desulfurase — protein sequence MHPFSVALAPYDVEKVRRDFPILQQKIHGKPLVYLDNAATTQKPQSVIDAISAYYQEDNSNVHRGVHTLSERATEQYERARALVQHFINAADPSEIIFVRGTTEAINLVAQSYGRKNVGRGDEVVITALEHHSDIVPWQMLCEEKGARLRVVPINERGELRLDEYEKMLGPKTKIVAVGHISNALGTLNPIRKMVELAHRWNIPVLVDGAQAAPRIKVDVRELDCDFYAFSSHKLYGPTGMGVLYGKAALLNAMPPYQGGGDMISSVTFEKTTYNKLPHKFEAGTPHVAGAVGLGAAIEYVNHLGIENIAAYEHELLKYATEAVSAVPGVRLIGTAREKAGVLSFVFENIHPHDIGTILDQEGIAIRTGHHCAQPVMQIFGVPATARASFGLYNTRADVDALVAGLHKVREVFG from the coding sequence ATGCACCCGTTCAGTGTTGCTCTTGCGCCTTACGACGTGGAGAAGGTACGCCGTGACTTTCCGATTCTGCAGCAGAAGATCCACGGCAAGCCGCTGGTCTATCTGGACAATGCCGCAACCACACAAAAGCCGCAGTCGGTGATAGACGCAATTTCGGCCTACTACCAGGAAGATAATTCCAACGTGCATCGTGGCGTGCACACGCTCTCCGAGCGGGCCACCGAACAATATGAGCGTGCACGGGCTCTGGTGCAGCATTTCATCAATGCTGCCGATCCGAGCGAAATCATTTTTGTGCGCGGAACGACCGAGGCCATCAATTTGGTTGCACAGAGCTACGGCCGCAAGAACGTCGGCCGCGGTGACGAAGTCGTAATTACCGCCCTCGAGCACCACTCTGACATCGTTCCCTGGCAAATGCTTTGCGAAGAGAAGGGCGCGCGGCTGCGGGTGGTGCCCATCAACGAACGTGGCGAGCTGCGGCTCGACGAATACGAGAAGATGCTCGGCCCGAAGACGAAGATCGTCGCTGTGGGCCATATCTCGAATGCTCTGGGCACGCTGAATCCCATACGGAAGATGGTCGAGCTTGCGCACCGCTGGAACATTCCGGTGCTGGTTGACGGAGCGCAGGCGGCGCCGCGGATTAAAGTGGATGTACGCGAGCTGGATTGTGATTTCTACGCCTTCTCATCCCACAAGCTGTATGGCCCCACCGGAATGGGCGTGCTTTATGGCAAGGCGGCTCTGCTGAATGCTATGCCTCCCTATCAAGGCGGCGGAGACATGATCAGCTCCGTAACCTTTGAGAAGACGACTTACAACAAGCTGCCACACAAATTCGAAGCGGGAACCCCGCACGTGGCTGGCGCAGTTGGACTCGGAGCGGCGATCGAGTACGTCAATCATTTGGGCATCGAGAACATCGCCGCCTACGAGCATGAGCTGTTGAAGTACGCTACTGAAGCGGTTTCCGCCGTGCCCGGCGTGCGCCTGATTGGGACCGCGCGGGAGAAGGCGGGCGTGCTCTCATTTGTGTTCGAGAACATCCACCCGCACGACATTGGTACTATCCTGGATCAGGAAGGCATCGCCATTCGGACGGGCCACCACTGCGCCCAGCCGGTAATGCAAATCTTTGGCGTGCCGGCAACGGCACGTGCATCTTTCGGTTTATACAACACTCGCGCCGACGTGGACGCGCTGGTCGCAGGCTTGCACAAGGTGCGGGAGGTCTTTGGCTGA
- the sufD gene encoding Fe-S cluster assembly protein SufD gives MSNVITTTPQLASYLDAFSAFNKRAPGHTQPWLRSLREDAFSRFAEVGFPTTHDEDWRFTSVAAIANTAFQLPAAGKAKVSAHELEPYRFTASACQLVFVNGRYAPELSVLGVLPKGVKVGSLAEQITNNASAIEPHLGRYLNTQRDAFCALNTAFIEDGAYLHIARGAVLENPIYLLFVSVGSDTPLMTHPRNLIIAEENSQAAIIEDYISLGSGEPAFSNTATELVAGDDSVVSHYMLEREHAQAFNISTLRIQQGRSTSVASHSVLLGGRLVRNNVHPVLAGEGADCLINGLFIGNGRQHMDNYMLVEHASPHCGSRQFYNGILDGHSRGVFHGRIIVHKDAQKTDAKQTNRNLLLSDNAQIDTKPQLEIYADDVKCTHGATIGQIEENALFYLRSRGMDEGSARRLLLYAFASECLDRMKPEALRAHLEQLITGWLFGEGGFASEITAAHALEAASGQPTQRKPGNWEEVG, from the coding sequence ATGTCAAATGTGATCACTACAACTCCGCAGCTGGCCAGTTATCTGGATGCCTTCAGCGCGTTCAACAAGCGCGCTCCTGGACACACGCAGCCCTGGCTTCGATCCTTGCGTGAAGACGCCTTTTCTCGCTTTGCCGAGGTTGGTTTCCCCACTACGCACGACGAAGACTGGCGCTTCACCAGTGTGGCTGCGATTGCCAACACGGCGTTCCAGCTTCCGGCAGCCGGCAAAGCCAAAGTGTCTGCCCATGAACTTGAGCCGTATCGATTCACCGCGTCAGCGTGTCAGCTGGTATTCGTTAATGGGCGATATGCGCCGGAACTCTCGGTTCTTGGTGTCCTACCTAAAGGCGTGAAGGTGGGTAGCCTGGCGGAGCAGATTACAAATAACGCCAGTGCAATTGAACCTCACCTGGGTCGTTACCTCAATACGCAACGCGATGCCTTCTGCGCCTTGAACACTGCGTTCATCGAGGATGGCGCCTACTTACACATCGCGCGCGGTGCGGTGCTGGAAAATCCGATTTATCTTCTGTTTGTCTCCGTAGGCAGCGACACGCCGCTCATGACGCACCCGCGCAATCTAATCATCGCGGAAGAGAACAGCCAGGCAGCCATTATTGAAGATTACATTTCGCTGGGCAGCGGGGAGCCGGCATTTTCCAACACTGCTACTGAGCTGGTCGCGGGCGACGACAGCGTCGTTTCGCATTACATGCTGGAGCGCGAGCACGCGCAGGCGTTCAACATTTCGACTTTGCGCATTCAGCAGGGACGCAGCACCAGCGTCGCTTCGCATTCCGTTCTGTTGGGTGGAAGGCTGGTGCGTAACAACGTCCATCCTGTGCTCGCGGGCGAAGGCGCCGACTGCCTGATCAATGGCCTGTTCATCGGCAACGGCCGGCAGCACATGGACAATTACATGCTGGTGGAGCATGCCAGCCCGCACTGCGGCAGCCGCCAGTTTTACAACGGTATTTTGGACGGGCACTCTCGCGGCGTTTTTCATGGCCGCATCATTGTCCATAAAGACGCTCAGAAGACCGACGCGAAGCAAACCAATCGCAACCTGCTGCTCTCTGACAACGCGCAGATTGATACCAAGCCGCAGCTGGAGATCTATGCCGATGACGTGAAGTGCACCCACGGCGCGACCATCGGTCAGATCGAGGAAAACGCACTGTTCTATTTGCGCTCACGCGGCATGGATGAGGGTTCCGCGCGACGCCTGCTGCTCTATGCGTTTGCCAGCGAGTGCCTGGATCGCATGAAGCCGGAGGCGCTCCGCGCGCATCTGGAACAATTGATAACCGGTTGGCTCTTCGGGGAGGGTGGTTTCGCGAGCGAAATCACAGCGGCGCACGCTTTAGAGGCTGCTTCCGGTCAACCTACGCAAAGAAAGCCGGGAAATTGGGAGGAGGTCGGATGA
- the sufC gene encoding Fe-S cluster assembly ATPase SufC, with translation MSLLEIKNLHVAVDNHEILKGLDLKVNPGEVHSIMGPNGSGKSTLAQVLARRETYNVTKGEVLFNGKDLLAMKPEEAACEGIFLAFQYPVEIPGIGNAYFLRAALNAQRKARGEDELDAMDFLPMFKEKLKLLEMDERLLNRSVNEGFSGGEKKRNEILQMAVLQPKLGILDETDSGLDIDALKIVAKGVNAMRGPDRSFVVVTHYQRLLDYIKPDVVHVLVDGRIVKSGGPELALELEKQGYVGIEGETRTARSA, from the coding sequence ATGAGTCTTCTCGAAATCAAGAATTTGCACGTGGCGGTGGACAACCACGAGATCCTCAAGGGCCTTGACCTGAAGGTGAATCCGGGCGAGGTGCATTCCATCATGGGGCCGAACGGCTCGGGCAAGAGCACGCTCGCGCAAGTGTTGGCTCGCCGCGAAACTTACAACGTCACCAAGGGCGAGGTCCTGTTCAACGGCAAGGACCTGCTGGCTATGAAGCCGGAAGAGGCGGCTTGTGAAGGCATATTCCTGGCTTTTCAGTATCCGGTGGAGATTCCCGGCATTGGCAATGCGTATTTCCTGCGTGCAGCTTTGAACGCGCAGCGTAAGGCACGTGGCGAAGACGAGCTGGATGCCATGGATTTCCTGCCAATGTTCAAGGAGAAACTAAAGCTGCTGGAAATGGATGAGCGGCTGCTTAATCGTTCGGTGAACGAGGGTTTCTCCGGCGGCGAGAAGAAGCGCAATGAGATTCTCCAAATGGCGGTGCTGCAGCCGAAGCTTGGCATCCTCGATGAGACCGACTCCGGGCTCGACATCGATGCCCTGAAGATTGTGGCAAAAGGTGTGAATGCCATGCGAGGGCCTGACCGGTCCTTTGTTGTGGTGACGCACTATCAGCGGCTGCTCGATTACATCAAGCCGGATGTGGTGCACGTTCTGGTGGACGGCCGCATCGTGAAATCTGGCGGACCAGAGCTGGCGCTGGAACTCGAAAAACAGGGCTATGTGGGGATCGAAGGCGAAACCCGCACCGCCAGATCGGCGTAA
- the sufB gene encoding Fe-S cluster assembly protein SufB: MSTNVNIEDLANREYKWGFVTDIEEERIPRGLNEDIVRVISAKKQEPEFMLEWRLKAYRHWASLQKSEAEPKWANIKYPPIDYQNIYYYSAPKKKAGQKSMEEVDPEILRTYEKLGIPLQERAMLAGVAVDAVFDSVSVATTFKEKLAEKGIIFCSFSEAVQNHPELVQKYLGTVVPYSDNFFAALNAAVFSDGSFVYVPKGVRCPMELSTYFRINAAETGQFERTLIIADEGASVSYLEGCTAPIRDENQLHAAVVELIALDNAQIKYSTVQNWYPGDKEGKGGIYNFVTKRGKCAGVNSKISWTQVETGSAITWKYPSCILQGDNSVGEFYSVALTNNYQQADTGTKMIHLGKNTKSTIVSKGISAGHGQNTYRGQVKILKNAVGARNYTQCDSLLIGDKCGAHTFPYIEVKNATAHMEHEASTSKIGEDQLFYLRQRGLKAEDAVSMIVNGFCKQVFRELPMEFAVEAQKLLGVSLEGSVG, from the coding sequence ATGAGCACTAATGTAAATATCGAGGACCTGGCGAATCGCGAGTACAAGTGGGGATTCGTCACCGACATTGAAGAAGAGCGGATCCCAAGGGGTCTGAACGAGGACATCGTCCGCGTGATTTCGGCCAAGAAGCAGGAGCCGGAATTCATGCTGGAGTGGCGGCTGAAGGCATATCGCCATTGGGCTTCGCTGCAGAAGTCGGAAGCCGAGCCTAAGTGGGCGAACATTAAGTATCCGCCAATCGACTACCAGAACATCTACTACTACTCCGCGCCCAAGAAGAAGGCTGGGCAGAAGAGCATGGAGGAAGTCGATCCGGAGATCCTGCGCACGTACGAAAAGCTGGGCATTCCGCTACAGGAACGGGCAATGCTGGCAGGAGTGGCTGTGGACGCGGTATTTGACAGCGTATCCGTGGCTACCACTTTTAAAGAAAAGTTGGCGGAGAAGGGAATTATCTTCTGTTCGTTCTCCGAAGCGGTACAGAACCACCCTGAGCTGGTGCAGAAATATCTCGGCACGGTAGTTCCTTACAGTGACAACTTTTTCGCAGCGCTGAACGCAGCCGTGTTCAGCGATGGGTCGTTCGTGTACGTCCCTAAAGGCGTGCGCTGTCCGATGGAGCTTTCGACATACTTCCGCATCAACGCGGCGGAGACCGGACAGTTCGAGCGCACTCTAATCATTGCAGACGAAGGCGCGTCCGTCAGCTATCTGGAGGGCTGTACCGCGCCCATTCGCGACGAGAACCAGTTGCACGCTGCCGTGGTCGAACTGATCGCGCTCGATAACGCTCAGATCAAGTACTCCACGGTGCAGAACTGGTATCCGGGCGACAAGGAAGGCAAGGGCGGGATCTATAACTTCGTCACCAAGCGCGGAAAGTGCGCTGGGGTGAACTCCAAGATTTCCTGGACACAGGTGGAGACCGGCTCGGCCATCACCTGGAAATATCCGAGCTGCATTCTGCAGGGCGACAACTCAGTTGGCGAGTTCTACTCGGTCGCTCTGACCAACAATTATCAGCAGGCGGACACCGGCACCAAGATGATCCACCTTGGTAAGAACACCAAGAGCACGATTGTCTCGAAAGGCATTTCTGCCGGGCACGGCCAGAATACCTATCGCGGCCAGGTAAAGATCCTGAAGAACGCGGTGGGCGCGCGTAACTACACGCAATGCGATTCGCTGCTGATCGGCGATAAGTGCGGCGCGCACACCTTCCCGTACATCGAGGTAAAAAATGCCACGGCTCACATGGAGCACGAGGCGTCGACTTCGAAAATCGGCGAAGACCAGCTCTTCTACCTCCGCCAGCGCGGACTTAAGGCTGAAGACGCCGTTTCCATGATCGTGAACGGCTTCTGCAAACAGGTATTCCGCGAGCTGCCGATGGAGTTTGCAGTAGAGGCCCAGAAGCTGCTGGGCGTCAGCTTGGAAGGCAGCGTCGGATAA
- a CDS encoding SUF system Fe-S cluster assembly regulator, with amino-acid sequence MIRLGKLTDYGLVLMTYMASNKPRELHTARDLASDSQLPLPTVSKVLKQLLQARLLVSHRGTKGGYTLARGPEEISVSEIIGALEGPIALTECSTEVTGLCELEPSCPIKSNQRIISHAVRGALEKVMLADLAQPLQLVGIKDGEGKVIPVGLISGRTQ; translated from the coding sequence ATGATCCGACTGGGTAAGTTAACCGACTACGGACTGGTCTTGATGACCTACATGGCGAGCAACAAGCCACGCGAGCTGCATACTGCGCGCGACCTGGCTTCCGACTCGCAGTTGCCCTTGCCCACGGTTAGCAAAGTCTTGAAGCAGCTCCTGCAAGCGCGCTTGCTGGTTTCGCATCGTGGCACCAAGGGGGGGTATACCTTGGCTCGTGGCCCCGAGGAAATCTCAGTTTCGGAAATCATTGGCGCCCTCGAAGGCCCAATTGCTTTAACCGAGTGCAGCACCGAGGTGACCGGGCTTTGCGAGTTGGAACCTTCCTGCCCAATCAAAAGCAATCAGCGCATCATCAGCCACGCGGTTAGAGGCGCCCTCGAGAAAGTAATGCTCGCCGATTTAGCGCAGCCGCTGCAATTGGTGGGAATCAAAGATGGCGAGGGCAAAGTCATACCCGTCGGTCTTATATCTGGGAGAACGCAATGA
- a CDS encoding response regulator, which yields MKLEAFGRFANVETQELALQTVLLVADNPTIGKIVREELSGAGYQVRWAKNQDEAVSLWAPDQYDVVFVDIRREKDRGQALVRQIKAVAPSQKVIFLKNGRRQAA from the coding sequence TTGAAATTAGAAGCATTTGGACGGTTTGCCAACGTGGAAACTCAGGAACTTGCCCTGCAGACGGTTCTACTCGTCGCGGATAATCCGACCATCGGAAAGATCGTGCGCGAAGAGCTGTCTGGCGCTGGATACCAGGTTCGGTGGGCAAAAAATCAGGACGAAGCGGTCTCGCTCTGGGCACCGGATCAGTACGACGTGGTATTTGTGGACATCCGTCGCGAGAAGGACCGCGGGCAAGCCTTGGTACGCCAGATTAAGGCGGTTGCACCGAGCCAAAAAGTGATCTTCCTGAAGAACGGCCGCCGCCAGGCGGCGTAG
- a CDS encoding response regulator has product MPSKTVLIVDDNEIILKTLTAIFEGAGFSVLGAPNARSAFGLFRDKAVDLVLLDFALPDDGEWVGPEMKRMKSGVPIAVFSGDPAAAKALSFADALIAKPESPEILLATVRKLMDTSERQAA; this is encoded by the coding sequence ATGCCATCAAAAACGGTTCTCATAGTTGACGATAACGAAATCATCCTAAAAACTCTAACCGCGATTTTTGAAGGGGCAGGGTTTAGCGTCCTTGGCGCGCCCAATGCTCGCTCCGCTTTCGGCCTTTTCCGAGACAAAGCGGTAGATCTAGTGCTGTTGGACTTTGCTCTTCCGGATGACGGGGAATGGGTGGGACCGGAGATGAAACGCATGAAGTCAGGTGTGCCGATCGCTGTCTTTTCGGGCGATCCTGCGGCGGCGAAAGCTCTGAGCTTTGCGGATGCCCTCATCGCCAAACCCGAGAGTCCAGAGATACTGCTTGCGACTGTCCGAAAACTGATGGACACGTCGGAGAGGCAGGCGGCATAG
- a CDS encoding Ig-like domain-containing protein, whose amino-acid sequence MRKGYFSALAVTTVVLPVLLSSCGGGGYQPAKVQAAAPLTSSVTISQPANGATVGSPLRVVMSARSATPVAGIKILADGKSVYESATSQIDTQITLPVGKHNITGEAWDSSQRSYQSTVQVNVKSSSSDPATLGPPNASRFTHIEEIGGWDSCTVCAGINARGPVALYSMTEGVSSPSMDGNSAHFWLGGHTPYSAAIWDKQLGGNNNLHHFLYDLYFYVRDPGASQALEFDVNQSTDNLKYIFGTQCDYKGRGHQWDVWDTAGKKWIHTGVPCPVPSANTWHHLTWEFERTSDQRAHFVSMTFDGVAHPINMYFKPKPMNVFEVNVAFQMDGDYAQHNYDVWLDNVSLIAW is encoded by the coding sequence ATGCGAAAAGGATATTTCTCTGCTCTTGCGGTGACCACTGTCGTCCTGCCCGTGTTACTGAGTTCTTGCGGCGGTGGTGGATACCAGCCAGCCAAGGTGCAGGCCGCCGCCCCGCTCACCAGCAGCGTTACCATCAGCCAACCTGCCAATGGCGCAACCGTCGGGTCTCCGCTTCGTGTGGTGATGTCGGCACGGTCCGCGACGCCTGTGGCGGGAATCAAAATTTTAGCGGACGGAAAATCCGTGTATGAATCCGCCACCAGCCAAATAGATACTCAGATCACACTGCCCGTTGGGAAGCACAACATCACTGGGGAAGCATGGGACAGCTCCCAACGTTCCTACCAAAGCACAGTGCAGGTCAACGTGAAATCTTCGTCGTCAGATCCTGCAACCTTGGGTCCTCCCAATGCCTCGCGCTTCACGCACATCGAGGAGATTGGTGGCTGGGATAGTTGCACCGTATGTGCGGGTATCAATGCCCGGGGCCCGGTGGCGCTCTACTCCATGACCGAAGGGGTCTCCTCGCCCAGCATGGATGGCAACTCTGCCCATTTCTGGCTCGGCGGACATACTCCCTATTCCGCCGCCATTTGGGACAAACAATTGGGCGGCAACAACAATCTCCACCACTTCCTCTATGACCTCTACTTTTATGTGAGGGACCCTGGTGCATCCCAAGCGTTAGAATTCGACGTCAATCAATCAACCGATAACCTGAAATATATTTTCGGCACCCAGTGCGACTACAAGGGCCGCGGTCATCAGTGGGACGTTTGGGACACTGCCGGCAAAAAATGGATACACACCGGGGTACCTTGCCCTGTGCCCAGCGCTAACACCTGGCACCACCTAACCTGGGAATTTGAGCGAACCAGCGACCAGCGGGCACACTTTGTGAGCATGACTTTCGATGGCGTTGCTCACCCGATCAACATGTATTTCAAGCCTAAGCCGATGAACGTATTCGAGGTGAACGTAGCCTTCCAGATGGACGGAGACTACGCACAACACAACTACGATGTCTGGCTGGACAATGTCAGTTTGATTGCATGGTAG